Part of the Chloroflexota bacterium genome is shown below.
TCGGCTTGAAACTCATGAAGGTCTCAGAGGCCCTTGCGAAGAAGCACTACTCAGCCCACGAAGGCAAGAAGTTCTTCCCCGGCCTCGTCAGCTTCATTACGTCGAGTCCCATCGTCGCCATCGCCGTCGAAGGCCCCAGCGCCGTCGAGCTCGTGCGCAAGGTCATGGGCAAGACGAACCCGGTGGAGGCGGCCCCCGGCACGATCCGCGGCGACTTCGGCGTGGACATCGGCCGCAACCTCATCCACGGCTCGGACAGCCCCGAATCTGCCGCCAAGGAGCTGGCCATCTTCTTCACGCCCGCCGAGCTC
Proteins encoded:
- a CDS encoding nucleoside-diphosphate kinase; protein product: MQRTLVLLKPDAVQRGLAGELIKRLEQTGLKLIGLKLMKVSEALAKKHYSAHEGKKFFPGLVSFITSSPIVAIAVEGPSAVELVRKVMGKTNPVEAAPGTIRGDFGVDIGRNLIHGSDSPESAAKELAIFFTPAELVSYSRDYDRWIIE